One Erpetoichthys calabaricus chromosome 9, fErpCal1.3, whole genome shotgun sequence genomic region harbors:
- the dnaja2a gene encoding dnaJ homolog subfamily A member 2a produces MANVADTKLYDILGLSPNASDNELKKAYRKLAKEYHPDKNPNAGDRFKEISFAYEVLSNPEKRELYDRYGEQGLREGCGGGGGMDDIFSHIFGGGLFGFMGGQSRNRNGRRRGEDMVHPLKVNLEDLYNGKATKLQLSKNVLCSSCNGQGGKLGAVQKCTACRGRGMRIMIRQLAPGMVQQMQSVCSDCNGEGEVINEKDRCKKCEGKKVVKEVKILEVHIDKGMKHGQKITFGGEADQAPGVEPGDIVLVLQEKEHETFKREGNDLHMTHKIGLVEALCGFHFTLKHLDGRQIVVRYPPGKVIEPGSIRVVRGEGMPQYRNPFEKGDLYIKFDVQFPENNWISPEKLTELEDLLPVRAEAPNIAADAEEVDLQDYDIGHGSAGGQRREAYNDSSDEESGHHGPGVQCAHQ; encoded by the exons ATGGCGAACGTTGCTGATACAAAATTGTATGACATTCTTGGATTGTCTCCTAATGCGTCAGATAACGAACTTAAGAAG gctTATAGAAAATTAGCAAAGGAGTATCATCCAGACAAAAACCCGAATGCAGGAGACAGG TTTAAGGAAATAAGCTTTGCTTATGAAGTACTTTCTAACCCTGAGAAAAGAGAGCTCTATGACCGCTATGGGGAACAAGGTCTGCGAGAAGGTTGCGGAGGTGGTGGAGGAATGGATGATATATTCTCTCACATTTTTGGTGGAGGTTTGTTTGGATTTATGGGTGGTCAAAGCAGGAACCGCAATGGAAGACGCAGGGGTGAAGATATGGTTCATCCTCTGAA GGTAAACCTTGAAGATCTATATAATGGAAAAGCTACTAAACTACAGCTAAGCAAGAATGTTCTCTGTAGCTCCTGTAATGG tcAAGGGGGCAAACTGGGAGCTGTTCAGAAGTGTACAGCTTGCAGAGGTCGTGGTATGCGCATTATGATAAGACAGTTAGCACCAGGAATGGTTCAGCAAATGCAATCTGTCTGCTCTGACTGTAATGGTGAAG GAGAAGTAATCAATGAAAAGGATCGCTGTAAAAAATGTGAGGGCAAGAAAGTAGTCAAAGAAGTCAAAATTCTGGAAGTTCACATAGACAAAGGAATGAAACATGGACAGAAGATTACTTTTGGAGGAGAAGCTGATCAGGCCCCTGGTGTGGAACCTGGAGACATTGTGCTTGTACTTCAAGAAAAGGAACATGAG acatttaaGAGAGAAGGCAACGATTTGCACATGACCCACAAGATTGGCCTAGTTGAAGCACTTTGTGGATTCCATTTCACTTTAAAACATCTAGATGGACGGCAAATTGTTGTTCGGTATCCTCCTGGGAAGGTTATTGAGCCAG GTTCTATTAGAGTTGTGCGAGGTGAAGGAATGCCGCAGTATCGTAACCCATTTGAAAAAGGTGACCTTTATATCAAGTTTGATGTACAATTCCCAGAGAACAACTGGATTAGTCCTGAAAAATTAACA GAGCTGGAAGACCTTCTCCCAGTTAGAGCAGAGGCTCCCAATATAGCTGCAGATGCAGAAGAGGTAGACCTTCAGGATTATGACATTGGCCATGGTTCTGCTGGTGGACAGAGACGTGAGGCCTATAATGATAGCTCTGATGAAGA